In Nocardia sp. NBC_00403, the DNA window CGATCCCTCCGCAATGGCGTTTCACGCGACTGTCGCGGACATCGAGACCGCACTGTGGGCAGCTGGCGATGCGACTCCAACCGAGCCACCGATGAGTATCGCCGATCTCGCAGCGGCGGCCCGTCGAGCCAGCGTGGCCCTGATCGACTGGGATTTCGTAGTACTCGGGCCGATGCTGGCTCCGCTGCTCACCGAGTGCTACCGACATACCGCCGATACGACTGGGGCACAACGTGATCGCGCATGGAACATTCTTGCGGGCATTGCATCCGACACTGCGATCGCACTCCGGGTGCGCGGCTACACCGCGCAGGCATGGACAGCGACGCAAGTCGCCGAGCAGGCCGCGACGAACACCGATGACCTCGCAGCGTTCGCGGCGGCAGCTTTCGCACGTAGTCAAGTGCTACTGTCCCGGCCGGAATCGTTCTGCGCCGCGCTGAATTGCGCAACGCGGGTTGCCGACGAATTGGATTCGCATGCAACCACGCTCGGAGAGCTGGAAACGGTCGGTATGCTGCACCTGCAGAGTGCGCTTTCCGCCGCTGCACTCGGTGAGAACGCCGAAGGATATTTCGACAAAGCCGCCGAAATCACGGCTCGGATACCTCATGCCCGGCCTGGGTGGTCGATCTTGCGCAATCCCACATTCGGCGTGGAGAACGTAACTCTCTGGCGCATGTCAGCGGGCATGGAGCAACGCGAGCCGGGCCGTGTGTTGGAACTTGGATCCGCGCTCCCGCCAGCGACGATTTCGGCACCAAGTCGACGCGCACAGTACTTCGTAGAACTGGGCCGCGCCTACGCTCTGCAGCGCGAATACCCAGAATCTCTGAATGCTCTCTTGCGGGCCGAACATATTGCGCCACAGAATGTCCGCAGTATGACGCACGTGCGAGAACTGGTCGGTCACATGATGAGAACCGCTCGCCGCGGCCTTACAACCGGAGACCTGGGCAAACTGGCGAAACGCGTCGGAGCCGTTCCGACCTGACTCGCGTGGCCACACCGAGCTGACACGATGGTGGCTATGAATGATCAGGGAAGCCCCGTGCTGTATGCCATCGTGACCGGTGCGACCCCAGCCGGCGGCGTCGGTGAGCTTGTCGACCATGCTCAGGCCGACGGTTGGGACGTATGTGTGATTGCCTCCCCGAATGGCAGTCGGTTCATCGACGCCACTATGCTGGCCGCCAAAACCGGGCACCCGGTGCGCAGTCAGTACAAGGAGCCCGGCACACCGGACGCCCTGCCGCCAGCCGACGCCATGATTGTCGCGCCCATTACGTCGAACTCGATGGCGAAGTGGGCGGCGGGGATCTCCGACACCCTGCCGTTGGGGATGCTGGTGGAAGCTGTGGGGCAAGGACTTCCGGTAGTCGCGGTGCCTTTCGCAAAGCAGGAGTTGCTTCGCTTCCCCGCCATACAGGAAGCCATGCGCAAGCTGTCCGATTGGGGTGTGGTGTTGGTCGGCGACGACGGTCACGAACAAGGCACAGATGAACTCTCCCTCGACGATGTCCCGTGGCTCGCAGCTTGGCAAGCGCTGATTGCGCATCTACGGCACAGGTCTGCTGGCGGCAAATCACTGACCAGCTGACACGATCAAGGGGCATCAAGTCGTGGCCGAAAGGTACCGGTCGTCCTCCTGACACTATGTTTGGCCTCGATCGTCGGACCCACCCGACTCGGGACACGACCGCCACAACTCGCGCCATCGAGGGAATTCGCGCAACCCAGCGCTAACATGGGCCAGCTGGTAACGGTCGATTTGCCGATCCCGAGGTGGTTCGATGCCAAGTACTGTTCCACAGCCTGTGGCGCTGGGTGATGATGCCGCCCGGACCCTTGCGAACGCGACCAAAACCGTCCCGCAGATGGAGTCGATCACCCCGCGGTGGCTGGTTCATCTGCTCAATTGGATCCCGGTCGAGGCCGGTATCTACCGGCGCAACCGGGTAACGCATGAGCAGACCGTCGATATTCAGTGCGACAATTTCGACGAGTCCCCGCTGCCGGAAACCTTCATCGACTACGAGAAGCAACCGCGTGAATACCGACTGAAGGCAGTGCACACGATCCTCGACGTGCACACCCGCGTTTCGGACCTGTACTCGAGCCCGCATAGTCAGATAGCCCAGCAGTTGCGCTTGACGATCGAAGCGATCAAAGAGCACCAAGAAGGCGAGCTCATCAACAGTCCCGACTACGGGCTGATCGCGAATGCCGCCGACAAGCAGCGGATCCCGACGATCGCCGGACCCCCCACCCCCGATGACCTCGACAATCTGATCGCGCGCGCGTGGAAGGAACCCGGCTTCTTCCTGACGCACCCAGAAGGGATCGCGGCATTCGGGCGAGAATGCACCCGGCGCGGTGTGCCGCCACCGACGGTAAGCATGTTCGGTTCGCAGTTCCTGACCTGGCGTGGGATTCCGATCGTCCCGTCGGACAAGGTGGCGGTCGAGAGCGGCAAGACGAAATTCCTGCTGATCCGGACCGGTGAGACCCGTCAGGGCGTGGTGGGGCTGTACCAGCCGGGACTGGCAGGCGAACAGGGGCCGGGGCTTTCGGTGAAGTTCATGGGTGTCGATCGCAGTGCGATCGCGTCGTATCTGGTGTCACTGTATTGCTCGCTGGCGATCCTCACCGACGATGCCGTCGCAGTGCTAGAGGGAGCAGAGGTGGACAAGTTCCATGACTACGCCCCGTCCTACCGGAGCTGAGCCGCCGGTTCCGCCATATTCGGCGGATACCGTTGCGGCACCGGCGAGTTCATTGCTGCCGGACGAAGCCACGTTGAACCGTCTCGCCGCGGAGTTCTTCTCGGCGCTGCCTTCGGCGGCGCGTGGGATCGAGTTTCCCGGCATCACGTCGCCAGACATTGTCACACCCGATTTCGCGTCGCCGGGTATCGCGACGCTCGGTGTCGCGGAGCAAGGAATGACGCCGTCGAGCGCCTCCGTTCCGGCCGCACCACCTGCGGCCGGGCGCTCGGCAGCCGGTCCAGCCGCAGGTGGTACCTCGGCAGCGAGTCCGTGGATGGCCAGTCCGTCGGCAGCCGATCGGCAGGCATCGATGCCACCCAGCTCGCCCGCACAGGGCGTCCCACCCGGAGGACCCACCCCGGATCCGACGGTGCCTTCCTGGCAGACAGAGGTGCCCGCCAACCCGGCGGGCCGACCGCCGACCGCGGCACTGACCGGTGCAGATGTGTACACCGACCAGTTCCTCCCCGACTTGCCCACGCTGAGCAATTCCCCCAGGCTGCCACCGTCGACCGGTCCCGCACCGTCGGCCGAACCGAGCTTCTATTTCCTCGACCGGCCAGAAATCGCTGCACCACAGGCCAATTCGCAGTTCTACTTCCTCGACGAAGGTCGCAGGGCCTCGCCCGACCGGCACCCGCCCTTCGACGTGTACGCGGTGCGCAACGACTTTCCGATTCTGCGTGAACGGGTGAACGGACAGCCGCTCGTCTGGTTCGACAATGCCGCCACCACGCAGAAACCACGATCGGTCATCGAGCGACTCACATATTTCTACGAGCACGAGAACTCGAACATCCATCGCGCCGCACACGAACTGGCCGCCCGCGCGACCGACGCATATGAGCAGGCCCGCGACATCGTGGCCCGGTTTCTCGGCGCATCCTCCGCGGAGGAGATCATCTTCGTCCGCGGCGCCACCGAAGGCATCAATCTCGTCGCCCAAACCTGGGGCCGCAAGAACATTCGCGAGGGCGACGAGATCGTCATCTCGCACCTCGAGCACCACGCGAATATCGTGCCCTGGCAGATGCTCGCCGGCGAGACCGGCGCGGTGCTGAAGGTCATCCCAGTCGATGACAGCGGGCAACTGCTGCTGGACGAGTACACAAGACTGCTGTCCGATCGCACGAAACTTGTCTCGGTAGCGCATGTTTCGAATGCGCTCGGCACGATCACGCCGGTCCACGATATCGTCGCGGCCGCGCACCGAGCCGGTGCCGTCACGCTCGTCGACGGAGCGCAATCGGTGCCGCACACCAGGATCGATGTGCGATCGATCGGCGCCGACTTCTTCGTGTTCTCCGGCCACAAGCTCTTCGGCCCCACTGGAATCGGCGTGGTGTATGGCACTTCTTCTGTGCTACAGGATGTTCCGCCATGGCAGGGCGGCGGAAACATGATCAGCGACGTCACCCTGGAACGTTCCCTCTTCCAACCGCCCCCCGGCCGCTTCGAGGCAGGCACCGGAAACATCGCCGACGCGGTCGGGCTCGGCATGGCCATCGAGTATGTCGAAGGCATCGGCATCGACAATATCGCCCGGTACGAACACGATCTTCTCGCCTATGCGACGCCCCTCGTCGCTGCGGTGCCGGGCGTTCGCCTGGTCGGGACCGCCGTCGAAAAGGCCAGTGTGCTGTCGTTCGTCATGGACGGATAT includes these proteins:
- a CDS encoding family 2A encapsulin nanocompartment cargo protein cysteine desulfurase, whose amino-acid sequence is MTTPRPTGAEPPVPPYSADTVAAPASSLLPDEATLNRLAAEFFSALPSAARGIEFPGITSPDIVTPDFASPGIATLGVAEQGMTPSSASVPAAPPAAGRSAAGPAAGGTSAASPWMASPSAADRQASMPPSSPAQGVPPGGPTPDPTVPSWQTEVPANPAGRPPTAALTGADVYTDQFLPDLPTLSNSPRLPPSTGPAPSAEPSFYFLDRPEIAAPQANSQFYFLDEGRRASPDRHPPFDVYAVRNDFPILRERVNGQPLVWFDNAATTQKPRSVIERLTYFYEHENSNIHRAAHELAARATDAYEQARDIVARFLGASSAEEIIFVRGATEGINLVAQTWGRKNIREGDEIVISHLEHHANIVPWQMLAGETGAVLKVIPVDDSGQLLLDEYTRLLSDRTKLVSVAHVSNALGTITPVHDIVAAAHRAGAVTLVDGAQSVPHTRIDVRSIGADFFVFSGHKLFGPTGIGVVYGTSSVLQDVPPWQGGGNMISDVTLERSLFQPPPGRFEAGTGNIADAVGLGMAIEYVEGIGIDNIARYEHDLLAYATPLVAAVPGVRLVGTAVEKASVLSFVMDGYQPLEVGKALNENGIAVRAGHHCAQPILRRFGLEATVRPSFTFYNTCEEVDRMVAVLERLARARR
- a CDS encoding flavoprotein; protein product: MNDQGSPVLYAIVTGATPAGGVGELVDHAQADGWDVCVIASPNGSRFIDATMLAAKTGHPVRSQYKEPGTPDALPPADAMIVAPITSNSMAKWAAGISDTLPLGMLVEAVGQGLPVVAVPFAKQELLRFPAIQEAMRKLSDWGVVLVGDDGHEQGTDELSLDDVPWLAAWQALIAHLRHRSAGGKSLTS
- a CDS encoding family 2A encapsulin nanocompartment shell protein, yielding MPSTVPQPVALGDDAARTLANATKTVPQMESITPRWLVHLLNWIPVEAGIYRRNRVTHEQTVDIQCDNFDESPLPETFIDYEKQPREYRLKAVHTILDVHTRVSDLYSSPHSQIAQQLRLTIEAIKEHQEGELINSPDYGLIANAADKQRIPTIAGPPTPDDLDNLIARAWKEPGFFLTHPEGIAAFGRECTRRGVPPPTVSMFGSQFLTWRGIPIVPSDKVAVESGKTKFLLIRTGETRQGVVGLYQPGLAGEQGPGLSVKFMGVDRSAIASYLVSLYCSLAILTDDAVAVLEGAEVDKFHDYAPSYRS
- a CDS encoding helix-turn-helix domain-containing protein, whose translation is MSETPADEGRFVGRQVRSIRARRGISQQVLADRVGVSRGAIAKYENGERPIDSRRLLYALASALGVRVDDLTGQPGDQTDPSAMAFHATVADIETALWAAGDATPTEPPMSIADLAAAARRASVALIDWDFVVLGPMLAPLLTECYRHTADTTGAQRDRAWNILAGIASDTAIALRVRGYTAQAWTATQVAEQAATNTDDLAAFAAAAFARSQVLLSRPESFCAALNCATRVADELDSHATTLGELETVGMLHLQSALSAAALGENAEGYFDKAAEITARIPHARPGWSILRNPTFGVENVTLWRMSAGMEQREPGRVLELGSALPPATISAPSRRAQYFVELGRAYALQREYPESLNALLRAEHIAPQNVRSMTHVRELVGHMMRTARRGLTTGDLGKLAKRVGAVPT